The Pseudomonas azotoformans genome has a segment encoding these proteins:
- a CDS encoding GGDEF domain-containing protein, producing MKTPTQTNAIDFDSAKLQRLGFGQPSLLPRRPTTLAQLRQQLGLQLQTSLEPERILGVFFREIQRLVPLDALQYRHQASDLRLEFGHRGHHSVSYSLSHEGEHLGELIFRRNQRLAEEELGQLESLLATLLYPMRNALLYRAATRSALRDPLTETGNRIAMDQTLQREIDMARRHLNPLSLLMLDIDHFKTINDTYGHAAGDKVLRAVAGAIKSQLRNVDMVFRFGGEEFLILLSNTGRDAAAMVGERLRQAAQAQDYWADDTRIELTVSLGCSTLLAAESAESLLRRADSALYVAKREGRNRLAMAG from the coding sequence ATGAAAACACCTACCCAGACCAACGCAATTGACTTTGACAGTGCCAAATTGCAACGCCTGGGGTTTGGTCAGCCATCCCTCCTCCCACGCCGCCCTACTACCCTTGCTCAACTTCGCCAGCAGTTGGGCCTGCAATTGCAGACCAGCCTGGAGCCGGAGCGCATCCTCGGTGTGTTCTTCCGTGAGATCCAACGCCTGGTGCCCCTGGATGCCTTGCAATACCGTCATCAAGCCAGCGACTTGCGCCTGGAATTCGGCCATCGCGGCCACCACTCAGTGAGCTATAGCCTGAGCCATGAAGGCGAGCACCTGGGCGAGCTGATCTTTCGTCGCAACCAGCGCTTGGCAGAAGAAGAACTCGGCCAACTCGAATCCTTGCTGGCCACCCTGCTCTACCCGATGCGCAACGCCCTGCTCTACCGCGCCGCCACCCGCAGCGCCTTGCGCGACCCGCTGACCGAGACCGGCAACCGCATTGCCATGGACCAGACCCTGCAACGGGAAATCGACATGGCGCGCCGGCACCTCAACCCGCTGTCTTTGCTGATGCTGGACATCGATCACTTCAAGACCATCAACGACACTTACGGCCACGCCGCTGGCGATAAGGTGCTGCGCGCCGTCGCCGGGGCGATCAAGAGCCAGTTGCGTAACGTGGATATGGTGTTCCGGTTTGGCGGGGAAGAGTTTCTGATCCTGCTGTCCAACACGGGTCGCGATGCGGCGGCGATGGTCGGTGAACGACTGCGCCAAGCGGCACAGGCCCAGGACTATTGGGCGGATGACACGCGGATCGAATTGACGGTGAGCCTGGGTTGCTCGACCTTGCTGGCCGCCGAGTCCGCCGAAAGCCTGCTACGCCGGGCCGACAGCGCCTTGTACGTGGCCAAGCGAGAGGGTCGCAACCGCCTGGCAATGGCGGGGTAA
- a CDS encoding EAL domain-containing protein — protein MKQKRTLGTPRLLGIVWPFIAVVLFQALLGCVSLYVLSAVRGYVAGESLWSKGQKDAIYYLTLYADNRDEATYLKYQQAIAVPQGGHELRVALDQSTPDLNAARLGILKGGNHPDDVSSLIWLYLNFRHFSYLEKAIELWTVGDSYLVQLDDLAREMHSSITRDQVSANDVRQWKAHIIAINEGVTPAAKAFSDALGEGSRMILRLLLITNLATALGLIVLALLRTHKLLTQRHAFADALQEEKERAQITLESIGDGVITTDVDGAITYMNPAAEALTHWNSAQAQGLPLAALFNLLDDNAQPDGFTLIEHIVKGQLSGGSEHSKTIQRLDGSTVSVTLVGAPIRSAGKVTGAVLVLHDMTQERQYIANLSWQATHDALTGLANRREFEFRLEQVLHPTSQHLGERHALMFLDLDQFKLVNDTCGHAAGDELLRHICALLQSDLREGDTLARLGGDEFGILLENCPAAVAEKIAESLRHTVQSLHFVWKGRPFMTTVSIGLVHLGQTPTTLETSLRAADMACYMAKEKGRNRVQVYHADDSELSLRFGEMAWVQRLHMALEENRFCLYAQEISPLGHTDAGNGHIEILLRLHDEAGRIILPDSFIPAAERYGLMTSLDRWVVENVFKIINRCMQERPGRPMAMCAINLSGITIGDDDFLGFLREKFHTYGIPPGMICFEITETSAIANLGSAIRFINELKALGCHFSLDDFCAGMSSFAYLKHLPVDFLKIDGSFVKDMLDDPINRAMVEVINHIGHVMGKRTIAEFVETPQIEQALLEIGVDYAQGYLIERPQLFTFDSLQCRPVRPQPLLFKAPGTFR, from the coding sequence ATGAAGCAAAAGCGGACTCTCGGAACGCCACGGCTGTTGGGCATTGTCTGGCCTTTTATCGCCGTCGTCCTGTTCCAGGCATTGTTAGGCTGCGTCAGTCTCTACGTGCTCTCGGCAGTGCGGGGCTATGTGGCAGGCGAAAGCCTGTGGTCCAAGGGCCAGAAAGATGCCATCTATTACCTGACGCTTTACGCTGACAACCGCGACGAAGCCACCTACCTCAAATATCAGCAGGCTATCGCCGTGCCCCAGGGCGGGCACGAACTGCGCGTTGCGCTGGACCAATCCACGCCAGACCTCAACGCTGCCCGCCTGGGCATCCTCAAGGGGGGCAACCACCCGGATGACGTCTCCAGTTTGATCTGGCTGTACCTCAATTTCCGCCATTTCAGCTACCTGGAAAAAGCCATCGAGCTGTGGACCGTAGGCGATAGCTACCTGGTGCAATTGGATGACCTTGCGCGGGAGATGCACAGCTCAATCACCCGCGACCAGGTGAGCGCCAACGATGTGCGTCAGTGGAAAGCCCATATCATCGCCATCAACGAAGGGGTGACCCCGGCGGCCAAGGCTTTCAGTGATGCCTTGGGCGAAGGCTCGCGGATGATCCTGAGGTTGCTGCTGATTACCAACCTGGCCACGGCCCTCGGCCTCATCGTACTGGCACTGCTACGAACCCATAAGCTGTTGACCCAGCGCCACGCGTTTGCCGATGCCCTGCAAGAAGAAAAGGAGCGTGCGCAGATCACCCTGGAATCGATTGGCGATGGGGTGATCACCACTGACGTCGACGGCGCCATCACTTACATGAACCCTGCGGCCGAGGCGCTGACCCACTGGAATTCGGCCCAGGCTCAGGGGTTGCCCCTGGCGGCGCTGTTCAACCTGCTGGATGACAATGCCCAACCGGATGGCTTCACCCTGATCGAACACATCGTCAAGGGCCAACTCAGCGGTGGCAGCGAACACTCCAAGACCATCCAGCGCCTGGATGGCAGCACGGTCTCGGTGACCCTGGTGGGCGCGCCGATCCGCAGCGCCGGCAAGGTCACGGGGGCGGTGCTGGTATTGCATGACATGACCCAGGAGCGTCAATACATCGCCAACCTGTCCTGGCAGGCGACCCATGACGCTCTGACCGGCCTGGCCAACCGCCGCGAATTCGAATTCCGCCTGGAGCAGGTGCTGCACCCCACATCGCAGCATTTGGGCGAGCGGCATGCGTTGATGTTTCTTGACCTGGACCAGTTCAAACTGGTCAATGACACCTGTGGCCACGCGGCCGGTGATGAATTGCTGCGGCATATCTGCGCGCTGCTGCAGTCGGACCTGCGCGAGGGCGATACCCTGGCGCGGCTGGGCGGTGATGAGTTCGGCATCCTGTTGGAGAACTGCCCGGCAGCGGTGGCGGAAAAGATCGCCGAGAGCCTGCGCCATACCGTGCAAAGCCTGCACTTTGTATGGAAGGGGCGGCCGTTCATGACCACCGTCAGCATTGGCCTGGTGCATCTGGGGCAAACCCCGACGACGCTGGAAACCTCACTGCGCGCCGCCGACATGGCCTGCTACATGGCCAAGGAAAAAGGCCGCAACCGCGTGCAGGTTTACCACGCCGATGACTCGGAACTGTCCCTGCGGTTTGGCGAAATGGCTTGGGTGCAGCGTCTGCACATGGCGTTGGAGGAGAACCGCTTCTGCCTGTACGCACAGGAGATTTCGCCCCTGGGGCATACCGACGCGGGCAATGGGCATATCGAGATCCTGTTGCGCCTGCATGACGAGGCGGGTCGCATCATCCTGCCCGACAGCTTTATCCCGGCGGCCGAGCGTTATGGCTTGATGACGTCCCTGGACCGTTGGGTGGTCGAGAATGTGTTCAAGATCATCAACCGATGCATGCAGGAGCGGCCGGGGCGCCCCATGGCCATGTGTGCGATCAATTTGTCAGGCATCACTATTGGTGACGATGACTTCCTCGGGTTTTTACGTGAGAAGTTTCATACATACGGTATTCCGCCGGGCATGATCTGTTTTGAAATAACTGAAACCAGTGCTATCGCAAACTTAGGCAGTGCGATCCGCTTTATTAATGAACTCAAAGCCTTAGGCTGTCATTTCTCGTTGGATGACTTTTGTGCCGGAATGTCCTCATTCGCCTATCTTAAACATTTACCTGTAGACTTCCTGAAGATCGATGGAAGTTTCGTAAAGGATATGCTGGACGACCCGATTAACCGCGCGATGGTCGAAGTGATCAACCACATCGGCCATGTCATGGGTAAGCGCACAATTGCTGAATTTGTCGAGACACCGCAAATCGAACAGGCATTACTCGAAATTGGTGTGGATTACGCTCAGGGCTACCTGATTGAACGACCGCAATTGTTTACCTTTGATAGCTTGCAGTGTCGACCTGTGCGGCCGCAGCCTCTGTTATTCAAGGCGCCCGGCACATTCCGCTGA
- a CDS encoding ABC transporter ATP-binding protein, translating to MHEPAQRTDRLTWAEIRRLALRHKKSLWIANGVAVLATLCSVPIPLLLPLLVDEVLLGHGDAALKVMNHALPLGWQKAAGYIGLMLLVTLFLRCGALVFNVVQARLFARLAKDIVYRIRVRLIERLKRISLGEYESLGSGTVTTHLVTDLDTLDKFVGETLSRFLVAMLTLVGTSAILVWMHWQLALLILLFNPLVIYATVQLGKRVKHLKKLENDSTSRFTQALTETLDAIQEVRAGNRQGFFLGRLGQRAQEVRDYAIHSQWKTDASSRASGLLFQFGIDIFRAAAMLTVLFSDLSIGQMLAVFSYLWFMIGPVEQLLNLQYAYYAAGGALTRINELLARADEPQYAGGEDPFVGRETVGIEVRGLNFGYGEDLVLDQLNLAIAPGEKVAIVGASGGGKSTLVQLLLGLYTPQAGTIRFGGATQQEIGLETIRENVAVVLQHPALFNDTVRANLTMGRERSDQACWQALEIAQLEATVKALPMGLDSVVGRSGVRFSGGQRQRLAIARMVLAEPKVVILDEATSALDAATEYNLHQALARFLSGRTTLIIAHRLSAVKQADRVLVFDGGHIAEDGDHQQLIADGGLYAKLYGHLQQVR from the coding sequence GTGCATGAACCCGCCCAGCGCACCGATCGCCTGACCTGGGCGGAGATTCGCCGCCTGGCCCTGCGTCACAAGAAATCCCTGTGGATCGCCAATGGCGTCGCCGTGCTGGCGACCCTGTGCAGCGTGCCGATCCCGTTGCTGTTGCCGCTGCTGGTGGACGAAGTCCTGCTGGGCCATGGCGACGCTGCGCTCAAGGTCATGAATCATGCATTGCCGCTGGGCTGGCAGAAGGCGGCTGGCTATATCGGCCTGATGCTGCTGGTGACCCTGTTCCTGCGCTGTGGTGCGTTGGTGTTCAACGTAGTGCAGGCGCGCTTGTTTGCGCGATTGGCCAAGGACATTGTGTACCGCATCCGCGTGCGCCTGATCGAGCGGCTCAAGCGTATCTCCCTGGGCGAGTACGAAAGCCTGGGCAGCGGCACGGTCACGACTCATCTGGTCACCGACCTCGACACGCTGGACAAATTCGTCGGCGAAACCCTCAGCCGCTTCCTGGTGGCCATGCTCACGCTGGTGGGCACCTCGGCGATCCTGGTGTGGATGCATTGGCAACTGGCGCTGCTGATCCTGTTGTTCAACCCGCTGGTGATCTACGCCACGGTGCAGTTGGGCAAGCGCGTCAAACACCTGAAGAAGCTGGAAAACGACAGCACCTCACGGTTTACCCAGGCCCTGACTGAAACCCTGGACGCAATCCAGGAAGTCCGCGCCGGCAACCGCCAGGGTTTCTTCCTCGGGCGTCTGGGCCAGCGTGCCCAGGAAGTGCGCGACTACGCGATCCACTCCCAGTGGAAAACCGACGCCTCCAGCCGCGCCAGTGGTTTGCTGTTCCAGTTCGGTATCGACATCTTCCGCGCTGCGGCGATGCTCACCGTGTTGTTCTCCGACCTGTCCATCGGCCAGATGCTCGCGGTGTTCAGTTACCTGTGGTTCATGATCGGTCCGGTGGAGCAGTTGCTGAACCTGCAATACGCCTACTACGCGGCGGGCGGCGCGCTGACGCGGATCAACGAGCTGCTGGCGCGTGCCGATGAGCCGCAATACGCCGGTGGCGAAGATCCCTTCGTGGGGCGTGAGACCGTCGGCATCGAAGTACGCGGCCTCAATTTTGGTTATGGCGAAGACTTGGTCCTCGACCAGTTGAACCTGGCCATCGCGCCCGGCGAAAAGGTGGCCATCGTCGGCGCGAGCGGCGGCGGCAAAAGTACCCTGGTGCAACTGTTGCTCGGACTTTATACGCCACAGGCTGGAACTATCCGCTTCGGTGGCGCCACTCAGCAGGAAATCGGCCTGGAGACCATTCGAGAAAACGTCGCCGTGGTGCTGCAACACCCGGCACTGTTCAACGACACGGTGCGCGCCAACCTGACCATGGGCCGTGAACGCAGTGACCAGGCCTGCTGGCAGGCACTGGAAATCGCCCAACTGGAGGCTACCGTCAAGGCATTGCCCATGGGCCTGGACAGTGTGGTGGGGCGTTCCGGGGTGCGGTTTTCTGGTGGGCAGCGTCAGCGCCTGGCGATTGCACGGATGGTATTGGCCGAACCGAAAGTGGTGATCCTCGACGAGGCGACTTCCGCCCTCGATGCTGCCACCGAATACAACCTGCACCAGGCGCTGGCGCGGTTCCTCAGCGGCCGTACTACACTGATTATCGCCCACCGTCTGTCGGCGGTTAAGCAGGCTGATCGAGTATTGGTGTTTGACGGCGGTCACATTGCCGAGGACGGCGACCATCAGCAGCTGATCGCTGACGGTGGGTTGTACGCCAAACTCTACGGGCACTTGCAACAAGTTCGTTGA
- a CDS encoding DsbA family protein, giving the protein MCSWCWGFAPVAEALVEQAQAAGVELHLVVGGLRTGSGAALEPTTRRYILEHWQAVTDATGQPFKREGALPDGFVYDTEPACRAIVTARSLAPDCAWKLLGLIQRAFYVEGRDVTLASVLVELAEQAGIPRIEFAGEFDRAEQHAATAADFTWVQDLGIAGFPTLLAERNGQLALLTNGYQPLSELSPLLGRWLERATCA; this is encoded by the coding sequence ATGTGTTCCTGGTGCTGGGGGTTTGCCCCGGTGGCCGAGGCGTTGGTGGAGCAGGCCCAGGCGGCCGGCGTGGAACTGCACCTGGTGGTGGGCGGCTTGCGCACCGGCAGCGGCGCGGCGCTGGAGCCGACCACTCGGCGCTATATCCTGGAACACTGGCAGGCAGTCACCGACGCCACCGGCCAGCCGTTCAAGCGCGAAGGTGCGTTGCCCGACGGTTTTGTGTATGACACGGAGCCGGCGTGCCGGGCCATTGTCACCGCCCGTAGCCTGGCGCCGGACTGCGCCTGGAAGCTGCTGGGGCTGATCCAGCGTGCGTTCTATGTGGAAGGCCGCGACGTGACCCTCGCCAGCGTGCTGGTGGAACTGGCGGAACAAGCGGGTATCCCGCGTATCGAGTTTGCTGGCGAGTTTGACCGCGCTGAGCAGCATGCGGCTACGGCGGCCGATTTCACCTGGGTGCAGGATTTGGGCATCGCTGGTTTCCCGACGCTGCTGGCCGAGCGCAATGGTCAATTGGCCTTGCTGACCAACGGTTACCAGCCGCTGTCCGAGCTATCGCCTCTACTGGGCCGATGGCTGGAGCGAGCCACCTGTGCATGA
- the trhO gene encoding oxygen-dependent tRNA uridine(34) hydroxylase TrhO: protein MTQPIVVAALYKFVTLEDYVALREPLLQAMVDNGIKGTLLIAEEGINGTVSGSREGIDGLMAWLKNDPRMVDIDHKESYCDDQPFYRTKVKLKKEIVTLGVEGVDPNKKVGTYVDPQDWNALISDPEVLLIDTRNDYEVSIGTFEGAIDPKTTSFREFPDYIKANFDPAKHKKVAMFCTGGIRCEKASSYMLSEGFDEVYHLKGGILKYLEEVPQAETKWQGDCFVFDNRVTVRHDLSEGDYDQCHACRTPVSVEDRASEHYVAGISCPHCWDKLPEKTRRSAIDRQKQIELAKARNMPHPIGFNYKQTPSEA, encoded by the coding sequence ATGACTCAACCGATTGTCGTGGCGGCACTGTATAAGTTCGTCACCCTCGAAGACTACGTCGCCCTGCGCGAGCCACTGCTGCAGGCGATGGTCGACAACGGCATCAAAGGCACTTTGCTGATCGCCGAAGAAGGCATCAACGGCACCGTTTCCGGCAGCCGCGAAGGCATTGACGGCCTGATGGCCTGGTTGAAGAACGACCCGCGCATGGTCGACATCGACCACAAAGAATCCTACTGCGACGACCAGCCGTTCTACCGCACCAAGGTCAAGCTCAAGAAAGAGATCGTGACCCTGGGCGTCGAAGGCGTCGACCCGAACAAGAAAGTCGGCACCTATGTCGACCCGCAGGACTGGAACGCGCTGATCAGCGACCCGGAAGTGCTGTTGATCGACACCCGTAACGATTACGAAGTGTCCATCGGCACCTTTGAAGGCGCGATCGACCCTAAAACCACCAGTTTTCGCGAATTTCCCGACTATATCAAAGCCAACTTCGACCCGGCCAAGCACAAGAAGGTCGCGATGTTCTGCACCGGCGGTATTCGCTGCGAGAAGGCGTCGAGCTACATGCTCAGCGAAGGCTTCGATGAGGTCTACCACCTCAAGGGCGGCATCCTGAAGTACCTCGAAGAGGTGCCGCAGGCCGAAACCAAATGGCAGGGCGACTGCTTTGTTTTCGATAATCGCGTGACCGTGCGCCACGACCTGAGCGAAGGCGACTACGATCAATGTCATGCTTGCCGCACACCGGTCAGTGTCGAAGACCGTGCCTCCGAGCACTATGTGGCTGGCATCAGTTGCCCGCATTGCTGGGATAAGCTGCCGGAGAAGACCCGTCGCAGCGCGATCGACCGCCAGAAGCAGATCGAGCTGGCCAAGGCCCGTAACATGCCGCACCCGATTGGTTTCAACTACAAGCAAACTCCTTCCGAGGCCTGA
- a CDS encoding BolA family protein — translation MTMQQRIETALAALGTDHLSVLDESHMHSRGLQTHFKAVLVSPQFEGLNRVKRHQKVYATLGDLMSEFHALALHTYTPEEWAKIDAAPASPTCAGGHD, via the coding sequence ATGACCATGCAACAGCGTATCGAAACGGCGCTTGCCGCCCTGGGCACCGACCACTTGAGCGTGCTGGACGAAAGCCATATGCACAGCCGTGGGTTGCAGACCCACTTCAAGGCCGTGCTGGTCAGTCCGCAGTTCGAGGGGCTCAACCGCGTCAAGCGCCACCAGAAGGTCTACGCCACCCTGGGTGACCTGATGAGCGAATTTCATGCGCTGGCGCTGCATACCTACACGCCTGAGGAATGGGCGAAAATCGACGCAGCCCCGGCCTCGCCGACCTGCGCTGGCGGACATGACTGA
- a CDS encoding DUF2059 domain-containing protein, producing the protein MTRLRAICTAVALVCASGQVFADTASHNASAEAFLTLAHADKLGTPVYMQVQQMFAQRFEQTKAPAAKQSVLDSYQAKANAALDQAIGWPKLKPDMVKLYTSNFSESELKDLVAFYQSPLGKKVLEKMPQLTQQSAQMTQAKLESAVPVVNKLLEDMTNELTPKAAAPAKKK; encoded by the coding sequence ATGACTCGTCTTCGTGCCATCTGTACCGCGGTTGCTCTGGTTTGCGCCAGCGGCCAAGTCTTTGCCGATACCGCCAGCCACAACGCCAGTGCCGAAGCCTTCCTTACCCTGGCCCATGCCGACAAGCTGGGTACCCCGGTGTACATGCAAGTGCAGCAAATGTTCGCCCAGCGTTTCGAGCAGACCAAGGCGCCTGCCGCCAAGCAGTCCGTACTGGACAGCTACCAGGCCAAGGCCAACGCCGCCCTGGACCAGGCTATCGGCTGGCCGAAGCTGAAACCGGACATGGTCAAGCTCTACACCAGCAACTTCAGCGAATCCGAACTCAAGGACCTGGTTGCCTTCTACCAGTCGCCATTGGGCAAGAAAGTCCTGGAAAAAATGCCGCAGCTGACCCAGCAATCGGCCCAGATGACCCAAGCCAAGCTGGAAAGCGCCGTGCCAGTGGTCAACAAGCTGCTCGAAGACATGACCAACGAGCTGACGCCTAAAGCCGCCGCTCCGGCCAAGAAGAAGTAA
- a CDS encoding class II fumarate hydratase, with protein sequence MSRIETDSLGEVHVPDDAYWGAQTQRSLVNFAIGEQRMPLAVLHALALVKKAAARVNDRNGDLPADIARLIEQAADEVLDGQHDDQFPLVVWQTGSGTQSNMNANEVIAGRANELAGNKRGGKNPVHPNDHVNRSQSSNDCFPTAMSIAAVQAVHQRLLPAIATLSGGLAEQAAKHMKLVKTGRTHMMDATPITFGQELSAFIAQLDYAERAVRAALPAVCELAQGGTAVGTGLNAPHGFGEAIASELAALSGLPFVTAPNKFAALSGHEPLVTLHGALKTLAVALMKIANDLRLLGSGPRTGLAEVRLPANEPGSSIMPGKVNPTQCEALSMLACQVLGNDVTIGIAASQGHLQLNVYKPVIIHNLLESIRLLADGCNNFQEHCVAGLEPDPVQMAEHLERGLMLVTALNPHIGYDKSAEIAKKAYAEGLTLREAALDLGYLTDAEFDQWVRPQDMLGA encoded by the coding sequence ATGAGCCGTATCGAAACCGACAGCCTGGGAGAAGTCCATGTCCCGGATGACGCTTACTGGGGCGCCCAGACCCAACGTTCGCTGGTGAACTTTGCCATTGGCGAACAGCGCATGCCGCTGGCGGTGTTGCACGCCCTGGCCCTGGTCAAGAAGGCCGCAGCACGGGTCAACGACCGGAATGGCGACTTGCCCGCCGACATCGCCCGCCTGATCGAACAAGCCGCCGACGAAGTGCTCGACGGGCAACATGACGACCAATTCCCCCTGGTGGTGTGGCAGACCGGCAGCGGCACCCAGAGCAACATGAACGCCAACGAAGTGATCGCCGGCCGCGCCAACGAACTGGCGGGCAACAAACGTGGCGGCAAGAACCCGGTGCACCCCAACGATCACGTCAACCGTTCCCAGAGTTCCAATGACTGCTTCCCCACCGCCATGAGCATCGCGGCGGTCCAGGCTGTGCATCAGCGTTTGCTGCCGGCGATTGCCACGCTTTCCGGCGGCCTGGCTGAACAAGCTGCCAAACATATGAAGCTGGTGAAGACCGGCCGCACCCACATGATGGATGCCACGCCGATTACCTTCGGCCAGGAACTCTCGGCGTTCATCGCCCAACTTGATTACGCTGAACGCGCCGTGCGCGCCGCCCTGCCCGCCGTGTGCGAGCTGGCCCAGGGTGGCACTGCGGTCGGCACCGGGCTGAATGCGCCCCACGGTTTTGGCGAGGCGATTGCCTCCGAGCTGGCTGCGTTGTCAGGGTTGCCGTTCGTCACCGCGCCAAACAAATTCGCCGCCCTTTCCGGCCACGAACCGTTGGTGACCCTGCACGGCGCGCTGAAAACCCTGGCCGTGGCCCTGATGAAAATCGCCAACGACCTGCGCCTGCTCGGCTCCGGCCCACGCACCGGGTTGGCCGAAGTGAGGCTGCCGGCCAACGAGCCCGGCAGTTCGATCATGCCGGGCAAGGTCAACCCGACGCAGTGCGAAGCACTGTCAATGCTGGCCTGCCAAGTGTTGGGCAACGACGTGACCATCGGCATCGCCGCCAGCCAAGGGCACTTGCAGTTGAATGTGTACAAGCCGGTGATCATCCACAACCTGCTGGAATCCATCCGCCTGCTGGCCGATGGCTGCAACAACTTCCAGGAACATTGCGTGGCCGGGCTTGAGCCTGACCCTGTGCAGATGGCCGAGCACCTGGAGCGCGGGCTGATGCTGGTGACCGCGCTCAACCCGCACATCGGCTACGACAAGTCGGCGGAAATCGCCAAGAAGGCCTACGCCGAAGGCTTGACCCTACGCGAGGCCGCACTGGACCTGGGCTACCTCACCGATGCGGAGTTCGACCAGTGGGTTCGCCCGCAGGACATGCTCGGTGCCTAG
- a CDS encoding DMT family transporter has product MHISSGRWVYGFLLTLLTALLWGILPIKLKQVLQVMDPITVTWFRLIVAGSCLFIYLALTKRLPSRKVLGPKGGWLVGMAVCGLVGNYVLYLVGLKMLSPGTAQLVVQMGPIFLMIASVFVFKERFSRGQVLGLFVLIAGFGLFFNQRLEELLTSLGAYTAGVLTILLATSIWVFYALGQKQLLTVWNSLQVMMVIYLTCALLLTPWAHPLEALDLSPLQGWLLLACCMNTLVAYGAFAEALAHWEASRVSATLALTPLVTFVAVALAAWLWPDYVQAEEINALGYAGALVVVLGSATVALAPSLLAGLKARRLRMAS; this is encoded by the coding sequence ATGCACATCTCTTCCGGCCGCTGGGTCTACGGTTTTCTCCTGACCCTGCTGACCGCGCTGCTCTGGGGCATTCTGCCGATCAAACTCAAGCAAGTGCTGCAGGTGATGGACCCGATCACCGTCACCTGGTTTCGCCTGATCGTGGCCGGCAGTTGTCTGTTTATCTACCTGGCGCTGACCAAACGCTTGCCCAGCCGCAAGGTATTGGGCCCCAAGGGCGGTTGGCTGGTGGGCATGGCGGTGTGCGGCCTGGTGGGCAACTACGTGTTGTACCTGGTGGGCCTGAAGATGCTCAGCCCCGGCACCGCGCAGCTGGTAGTGCAGATGGGGCCGATCTTCTTGATGATCGCCAGTGTGTTTGTGTTCAAGGAGCGGTTCAGTCGCGGGCAGGTGCTCGGGTTGTTCGTGTTGATCGCAGGCTTTGGCCTGTTCTTCAACCAGCGCCTGGAGGAGTTACTGACGTCCCTTGGCGCCTATACCGCCGGCGTGCTGACGATCTTGTTGGCCACTTCGATCTGGGTGTTCTACGCCCTGGGCCAGAAGCAACTGCTGACGGTGTGGAATTCGCTGCAAGTGATGATGGTGATCTACCTCACCTGCGCCTTATTGCTCACGCCTTGGGCGCATCCCCTTGAGGCCTTGGACCTGAGCCCGCTGCAAGGCTGGCTGTTGCTGGCGTGCTGCATGAATACCCTGGTGGCCTATGGCGCCTTTGCCGAAGCGTTGGCCCACTGGGAAGCATCGCGGGTCAGTGCGACCCTGGCGCTGACACCCCTGGTGACTTTCGTGGCGGTGGCCCTCGCGGCGTGGCTGTGGCCTGACTATGTGCAGGCCGAAGAGATCAACGCCCTGGGCTATGCCGGGGCGTTGGTGGTGGTGTTGGGCTCGGCGACCGTGGCGCTTGCGCCGTCGTTGCTCGCCGGGCTCAAGGCCCGACGGTTGCGCATGGCCTCCTAG